The DNA segment CCCGCTGGTCGGTCCCAGGTACGGCAACGCCCCATAAGCAGTATGTGATTGTGTGTCCAATGGTAACTATGTTTTCTTCTCTGTACGGCAGGCGCATTCGTCGTACACTGCACGATAACGAGAACTGGGAAGAGCTGCTGTACCAGCTGTCCCAGCCTGGCAGTGACTTTGTGGTAACATTACCGCTCGACTGCATCAAGTACTACGTGCAGCAGTACGGCAATCGGGGCCTGGTGTACGTCGGCAAACACAACGGCATTACGTACAATACGGCCTTCTTCTACCCGCAAACCACCGCACTGCAGGCGCCGTTCAGTGCCCGCGTGCTGGCGTATCACTCGGCCGGACTGGTCGATCAGTGGGCCCGGGCGTTTGAGGACGGTCGGTACTGGTCGAACGCGAAGGCAGATCCCGAACCGGCCAGCCTGGCGTGGAGCCACCTTTCCGGTGCGTTCTATCTGTGCGGCACGATGCACCTGctggccgtgtgtgtgtttgtcgccGAGCTGGGATGGGCCCGGAAGTGGCGGAAGGCAAGCGAGCAACCTACTCCCGGACAGTACCACCTCGCACACTAAATCCATTGCGTAGCAATGGGTAGAACATTAGGAAGGTAAATATGTAATTGGATGAAATAGGGAGCGCGcatgtaattgatttttttctaattcttGGTCCAGTAATGACCGCACCTCTTCATACTAACCGTTTGCAGAGAGACGCACGCGTATCAGAAAAGGGTATAAGTACACCGATCGCTTCGCATAGAAGGCAAAAGTGTTTATCTATCCGCTAGAATCGCAATGCTGCTGTTTTGCCTCATGCTGTGGTGCACCTTCGCCGACGGTTGCACCGTGGAGCGCTGTGAAGAGGAAATGCCACCGGAGTTCCTTCAAAGCGAATCCACGAACACACGCTTCCTTGCCCCGATACTTCGTGTGCACTACCGTGCCCTTGCGTTGGAAGTGCATTTTCGCAGCTGGAATGGCAACGACACCCAGCGGCAGCTTACACCCTGGCAGGGCGAACTCATCGACGACGCGCTGTGCCGCAATGCCGACTGGATGATCGTGTCCTTTGCTGATCTGCTCGCACCCGCCGTAAAGCGTCGATCCGTTCACTATAGCGTGCTGTTGATGCTAGACTATGATGCACTTTGCAGCTGGTTGCAGCATGGTTTGGACAGCGGAGCATACCATTTCGACGGGCTGTACACGATCGTCATCGAACAGCTTGCCGATCGTGGGCAGCTTCGTGCCGTGATGAGGGAGCTGTGGAACCGGCAGATCAtcaacgtcgtcgtcgtggtcgtcttAGCGAGTGGGGAAGCAGATAATCGCGGTGAACTGGCGGCCTACTCGTACGATCCGTATGGGGAAGGACAGTGCGGCAACGCAGCACCGTACGAGATCGGTCGGTATGCGAACAACAACGGTACTTGGGATCGTTTGGCGGGCTGGTTCCCGAACCGAATGACGAACCTGCACGGATGCTCCCTGACCGTTGGCACGGTGGAGGTGCGTCCGTTCTCCATGAGTCGTACCGTGGGCAATCGCACCGTGCAATACGGGCTTGAGGTGCACATCGTCGCCACGCTTGCCGCCCGGCTCAACTTCACCTTCCGGTACGTGCGGCCAACGGATGGCGTAAAGTGGGGCATACTGTACGCCGCGAACAGTACTGGGCTGGTCGGGTTGCTGCAGCGCCGGGGGGCGGACTTTGGCTTCGGCAGTCTCGGCTTTTCGCTCAACCGCCACACGTACCTGCGGATGGGCGTACCGAACCACATGACGCAGATGATCATGGGCATACCGCCGAAGCGTCCGTACACCTCGTTCGAGAAGCTGTTCCAACCGTTCGCGGCCGACGCGTGGCTTTGCATTGCGCTCGGGTACGCAGCGTTCGCGCTGGTCGCGCTGGCGCTGGTCACGGTCAACCGTCGTCTCGCGCGCGAACCGGCGCTCCAGCATCCGCTGTACCAGCTGTGGGTGCTGCTGATGGGCGGTGCCGTCGGATGGTTGCGGCTGGACAGTACGCGTCTGTTCCTCATCGGTTTCATCCTGAACGCGCTCGTCATACGGACGCTCTTCCAGGCGGGCCTGTTCCAGCGGCTCCAGTCGTCCGCGTCGCTCGCGTCCGATTTGAACACGCTCGAGGCGATCAACCGGGCCGGCCTGTACTACAACATGTTCCGTGCGTCGCTGCAATTCTACAGAGACAATCCCTCGATACCCGCCAGGTAGGCAGGCCACTCAGTCAGACCCGACCCGCCATTAATCTAACGCGCTTCTCTCCTTGCACAGTCGCATCAAGCTGGTACCGAACGATCAGCGGGATTGGGATGATCTGTTTTACGAGCTGTCCCAGGATCGGCTGGGCGGTGTCATGGTCAGCCCGCTCGACTGCATCGCCTACTACGTGAAGCGCCGCGGCAAGGACGGTGTGGTGTACGTGGGCAAGGACACCGGCTTCATGTACAACCTGGGATTCCACTATCCCAAATCGACCGCCCTGCAGCGACCGTTCGATGGGTGGATACTGCGCATGCATGCCGCCGGCCTGGTGCACCACTGGTCGGAGGAGTACCGCGACAATCGCTACTGGACCAATGCGAAGGAAGACCCGGAACCGGCCAGCCTGCGGTGGAACCAAATTTCTGGCGGCTTCTATCTGTGCAGTGCGTTGATGCTGTTGGCGACGGTTGTGTTTCTGGGGGAGATAGTATACTTTCGCCTGCGCACTCGTCGGCTGCTCCAACGATGCTGCGGAATGAAGACACGAACGCGCCGCAAAAAAAGTGTCTAAGCCAAACATAGTGCATTCGCAATCGTGTAGTAGTGATAAGATGTGTTTGGCACGCCGTAATAGTTACACTGAGCTGCTTTACAATGCCCCCTCCTGTCCCATGGGTCAGTCAATCGCAACTCACCGTAGTGTTTGCAGTATGCCTTATCTGCTCACCTTATGCGCGTCACACACGCGGAAGCGTAGACAAAGAATaggtgcaaaaaataaataccggAACACAGCAACACGCTCGCCGCTCGGCTCCATCTCTGGGCAGTCACCATAGCGACCGGTTTTCGCCAAATATGACTCACCCCTTGTTATAGGGGTGGTGGGTGATCCGAAACGTGTATCCATTTTGTGCCGAGACAACCGAACCGGGAAGAGGAAGCGATCCGATGGGTCAGTGTGTTTGCACACCATCATAAATTAGCTCCTACAGACGAACGGTTGGTACGTTTGTGAGTGCATAAAATCaaattgtatgtgtgtgtgctttttttctatgttCAGCATATTTTGTTTGGGAGCAATGGTAGGATAGATCATTTGCGTTGAGTTGCGTTGAGAGTCCTACAGTGGCTCACCAAATTGATGCTACACTCAACTTtgtcgctgttttttttcaatattgtCAAACTCTAATTAGATTTACAAGTTTTGAATATTTACTTTTCCGAGTATCGATTCCGATGTAAACAATAacatcatgtttttttatctGCAATATTTTGGCCGCACTGTGGCAGGAATTCAAATAATTGGATATACACCTATGATTATGCTAACGAATGTAGCACAAGCACATACATTAGTTTTCATGAACAACAAGAGTCACCGGATTTCTTAGGCTACCattgaatgttgaaaaaagatgtttttttagaaaatttttaaacagggtttccaggagttctcatagctgtgggacactttattgactccttcttacgcgaaatgaacttaatgtagtGGGAATTGGACTCCATAGCATCCTTGTAGGACAAATACAATAGGAATTTTGAATTCGCGTATgttcaaaaagggtgccatagagtccaattcccacaatgtgaagttcacttcccacaAGAAAGAGTCAATGAAGTGTCCCGCAACCCCTAAAAACTCTGAGAATCCCTAGAAAACTCTGTAAATCGCataagaaaacagaaaacaaaatgttgaaatataTAGCTTGAGAATTGGTCACGATctgtttcaaaaaaaaaaataaataaataaataaataaataaaaaactgcGAAAAAGTAGAGTGTAGCACAATTTAGTAGCTCTCAATTGTTATATGGTTCGGTAAAGAATAGTGCTCCAGGATGTGTCGGTCCCTGGCGGCAGCTGTCCTTTCGTGTAGGGTCCCGTTCTCCGACAGGTTTAGGCTCCAATCTCCAACAGGGTTGAAAACCGTTGTCAATCTTCTTTTCAGATAGTACATCTTTATAAGAACATGATAGTAGCAGAACAGTAAACGTATTGCGTGAAGTATATACATCGTTATTATCATAAGAttcaatttatcattttctTCGGATGGCTATTGATCGCGAGGAGCGTAGTTTTTGGAGTATAAAATAATCCCATGCCCATACGACGACGGCTCTACTTCACTAGAGTATCGCAGGCTGAGAAATATCATCAGCACGGGCAGCAGGCACATCTCGTAACCATTCAACGTGGTGCCAATGTTGAAAGCACCCTACTCTCGACACCGATGTTGAGTTGTTGCCACCGGGGTGGGTACGGTTTGAATTCATGAAACCGGTTTCACGTGGTTACATATGGACGTGGACTTTCCAATGCGCAAAAGACAATCAGCCCCCCCTCCCTCGTGCATCGGTGTTTGTGGTACCAAATTCATCTCAAAAGGTAGAAGGGATGTGATGCTGCGCttcgtgccttttttttttgctctaaaGCTTGCCTTTCAATAACTAAATTGGAATTGGCTATAATATGCAAGCTATAAACCCGATCGTATAGATTGGGAAAGAGCAATCCGGTTTTGCTCACGGTTTCGGTTGAACTCTGATTTGTCACGCAGGATACAATGTTTGATGAATGTTGCGTGTGTCCAATTCATTTACCGATGGGACACTTTGTTTACCAAAGTCAAACAAATCCCCACCGGTGGTCAGCTAAAGGGGTAGACGGTTTTTGTGGAAAATTAAGTTAAACGGGAACAACACGAAGACCTTAAACGGGGAAAAGGAATGAGAGGCGGTGGAGGGTGAGAGTAATTTGCTGGATGCAAACTAAATCAGCTCAATCAACTCAGTACGGCAAAGAGCATATGCATCCATGGGGAAGTAAATTGGCTCCCGCCGTGGTACAGCGCCTCGGCGTACTGACGGCAATGTTTACGCTGACCCAATTAAGGTCCCTGGCCattgctttccctttttgttttctttctttcttttatgtCCTACGTCTCCAATATCCCAACGGCTGTCTGCTGTTCGGATGGTTTGACTGTCTTCATTCACATCCCGCAGTGGTTCAAGCTGGTACTCCCATTGCCTATGTACAACTTTACAGTaccaacacaccaccaacTACTGGTCGTATAAGAGAGAAAGGGTGAATAGGTTTGCGACCGATCACGATCATCTAGTGGATCTGTGGTGTGAAGGGATTCGAAAGGCAGtgttttaaataaagaaagaaaagggtcGTTTGCGGGTAATGCTGCTTACATTCACTGCAAATGGGTTTGTTCACATCGAATAATTAAtgtttcggttttgttttggtaaagTTACGAGGAGCGAAGCGACGAAGGGAGAATTCAGTCTCCTTTTAACATATATTGGTCAGAACATCTCTCCAATTGAAAACGCTTACTTCAACAATGAAACTTTGGTTTTTAAGTGACTAGTTACTAAACCACGGTTATAGAAATACGCAATCTAATTTCAGGGATGTGTGCCTTTTAAATCCAAGAGTCATATCAAAATAAATGGAACCCAACCCCATATAGGTCTTAGAATTTATTCTGAACCTGTACTGGTCCTGACTCGAGTACCGATATCAGTCTTGGGAATGATCCTTCACCGATACCGATGCTAGGACATATCTTGAACCCATTCTGAACTTGGATTTGATACTGAAGCCTGAATACTATTGGAACTGTTGCTCAaaccataccgatcctggaattGATCCCCAACTCATACGGGTCTTACAAATAATACTGCAAAAATTCGAATTCAAGAGCTGTACCTGTGTCATGTCAGTATCAGCCAAGGAACAACACGCGAATCTTTCCTGGTCCGGCAACCGAAGTTGCAAAACTAATGCTAACTTGAACCGTTTGGCAAGGTCCAAGCTTAAAATGTGCTGCAAATTGTCTGTGGTTTTCGTCACCAATGGTATCGATCGAAAGCCAATTATTAGGTGACAACAAATACAGTAATTCTGTCGTCATCTACTTCAACAACGACATAAAACGTCGCCGTAGCCCATATCCATCCCCCCTTCATTCGGCGCAGTATACTTGGCATTGTTTCGCAAGGTTACAACAAACGCGTGACGCGCGACCATTTTCACGTTTACGTCGGCATGACTTGCGCTCCACGCCACTCCACGCAGCAACGTGCAGGTGAAGTGGAATCAGCAAGCGAACTCCGTTGCTACGGTGCCTTGTAATCAAGCAACCCGCCTGATTGAATTGTGTGTCCTGTTCGAGCGCGTGAAGCGCTTCATCAGCAAGCTTCAACGTATTTCCCGATCCTGAGCAGATATTTCGGTGTAGATTATTAGCTCTTGCTGAAATCTAAATTCAAACGGCTGATGGAAGAGTTTGGATGTCGAATTTCCATTATACGTATCACCGAGCACCCGGGTAATGGTAAACAACATCCTCCCTTCGACCTTACATTCCCGGTACACGCGCGCGTGCCCTTGAAACCTACACACCCCGAACGGAGCACCGAGGCAATAACAATACACCGATACCCTCTTATCTTAAGCTTCCCCTCCCCGACCCGTTCCACTATCAGCCGATGGAGTGGAGGAATAAACTTTCCGTTGGTGTTTTGGCGTTTTTGCGTTTCGGCTTGCTAACCCACCGCCAAAGACATAACCCGAACAAATCGAACGAATAAACATCCATCCCCGAACGCAGAAACTGCGCAATAAAATCGCAAACATAACACACAGCAGCATGGCTGTGGCGCATAAATGCTCTTTCCatacaagcacacatacacatacgcaGAGTCACGGGGTCTTTGTGTTCTGGGGATGTGCTATGTTTCGGCTCCAGCATGGGAGCATGCTGCAACAAAAATTGGCAAGTTACTGCGCAGTTTCCCCTAGTcgttctcgctctttctctctctctctctctctctctctctctctctctctctctctctttctctatcacACACTCTCTGGCTGTATTTGGTTCGAAAATCGTTCCAAAACATGCAAGAACATGCGAACGAATGTCACATTGAACAAACGGCACTCAAGCAAAAGCCGGTCATTAACGTGCAAAAGCATTTCCATTTCTGCCTTCCTCGCCCGCCACAAGGGACGGCACATCCGGTGCGTCGAAGGAGCGTGAAACTTAAGACATTCTGCCCATTCCACCACCCGGTTGCTCTTCGCTAGTCCAAGGATACCGGAACCCACTACCAGGGTGTGCAAATGTAAGGAAGAAAGTATAGCTGGTTTCCAAATATAGATTGGATTCCCCAGGAACAACCCCTACGCAGCCGGGACAAAGAAAGAagcagagagagggagggagagagcaagagagagaacaCAACAGGTTCTTTCCACCTTGAAGTGCCCTGCTGACGTACGTAAAGTTGGAAGGGATGGTAGCAAACAGGGCAATAAAACTGTAAAACCTACGTTTCAACGGTTTCTACGTTTTGGGAAGTTGCTGGTTGCGGTAGTTTTGTactctctctgtgtctcgtctatatgtgtgtgtgtgtttttttttttcaaaactagGAAGTCTTTCAAACCAACGTGATTGCCGCAAACGTACACAACACACGGGAGGCGGGAGTAAACAGGGTAACACAGCGCATTTTCAAATATGTTCCGTGTTCCGCGTGGGTTGAAACTAAAAATAGTAACACCACGCGTCCGGATCGACGCACTATTGCCAACACTACTCACCCTGGTATGGGACCACTATAGCGGGGAGATTTTTCTCACACCGTCATCCAATCTCAACCGATTCCTTACGATGAAAATTCGTTTTCTAGGACTAAACCGGTAAAAGAGGTTAAAAATCTTCTCCAGGAGTTAAGTGTTGATTTCACTTGACACTACTTTTCCACAGCCATTTTGAGTTGTGCAAAATTATACTGTACTTGTACTTCGCTTGGCTTGCTTTGTTAAATTCCTCATAGCACACTGCGCTGATTACAAGCAGCAAAGAACGAGTTGGGAGTTTTGTATGCGACATTTAATCTCAGTTCATATTTCAACTGTACCAACACAGCTATCGCGACCTTATCTAGGGGATGCACATAAGTGcactttaaaaataaatcctaTATCAGCTGCTGCATCTTCCGATCCTTTTAAAAGGATGCATCCTTGTGCTTGTTGCTTGTCATATTGCTCTACTGATCGTCGTCTTATCAGTTAACGAAAAGAGCTAACAGCATAAATATAGAGAATAATAGTAAAGCACCCATGGGAGCTCTAACGGAGGGTCAACTCGGTGGGTTCACGT comes from the Anopheles coluzzii chromosome 2, AcolN3, whole genome shotgun sequence genome and includes:
- the LOC120951369 gene encoding uncharacterized protein LOC120951369, whose product is MLLFCLMLWCTFADGCTVERCEEEMPPEFLQSESTNTRFLAPILRVHYRALALEVHFRSWNGNDTQRQLTPWQGELIDDALCRNADWMIVSFADLLAPAVKRRSVHYSVLLMLDYDALCSWLQHGLDSGAYHFDGLYTIVIEQLADRGQLRAVMRELWNRQIINVVVVVVLASGEADNRGELAAYSYDPYGEGQCGNAAPYEIGRYANNNGTWDRLAGWFPNRMTNLHGCSLTVGTVEVRPFSMSRTVGNRTVQYGLEVHIVATLAARLNFTFRYVRPTDGVKWGILYAANSTGLVGLLQRRGADFGFGSLGFSLNRHTYLRMGVPNHMTQMIMGIPPKRPYTSFEKLFQPFAADAWLCIALGYAAFALVALALVTVNRRLAREPALQHPLYQLWVLLMGGAVGWLRLDSTRLFLIGFILNALVIRTLFQAGLFQRLQSSASLASDLNTLEAINRAGLYYNMFRASLQFYRDNPSIPASRIKLVPNDQRDWDDLFYELSQDRLGGVMVSPLDCIAYYVKRRGKDGVVYVGKDTGFMYNLGFHYPKSTALQRPFDGWILRMHAAGLVHHWSEEYRDNRYWTNAKEDPEPASLRWNQISGGFYLCSALMLLATVVFLGEIVYFRLRTRRLLQRCCGMKTRTRRKKSV